DNA from Devosia yakushimensis:
GAGGCTCTGCCCCTGCCGCTTGAGCGTCACCGTAACGGTGCCGCCGCGATTGCTGAACTTGATGGCGTTGGACAACAGGTTGAGCACGATCTGCCGGCAGGCACGCTCATCGGCTACCAGCATTGGCAGGCCCTTGCCCACTTCGGCGATCAGCGTCACGCCACGTTCCTTGGCCAATTGCTCGACCATGCTGAAGCATGGCTCGATCAGCCCTTCGACCTGGAACGGCTCGGCCTGCAGCTCGAACTTGCCCGCTTCGATCTTTGACATGTCGAGCAGCATCCGCACCACTTCGAGCAAGTGCTTGCCGCTCTGGTGGATCAGCCCGGCATATTCGCGATGGGTCGGGGACAGTTCCCCGCCAATGCCCGAGGTCATCATTTCGGAAAAGCCCACCACGGCATTGAGCGGCGTGCGCAGCTCATGGCCGATCGTGGCGAGGAACCGCGATTTGGCATCCGAGGATTCCTCGGCGGCGCGGCGCGCTTCGGCCATGGCGGTCTCGTCGTCCTTGCGGCCGGTCACATCGCGATAGAGCGCCACCACTTCAAACCGCGCGCCGTCGCCCCGCGATTCGAGCACGGGCGAAAAACTGATCTCGACCCAGATGAAGCGCGGCACCCGCGTTGCTCCGGCCGGATCCTCCTGGCGCATGCGTACCTCGATGGTGCGGGTCCGCCCGGCGAGATTGGCATCGGCAAAGGCGCTGAGATAGGCCGGCCGGTCCAGCACATGGACGCGCTCGCCCAGCCCGGAGCCGGTCAGCTCATAGCGGCGGCAGCCGAAGAGATGCTCGGACGAGCGCGAGGCGAGCAGCACTTCACCGGTGCTGGAGAAGCGAATCACGGCGTCCTGCACATGTTCAATCAGGTGTCGGTAAGCGGTGACCTGCGCCTTGTCGTACACTTCATAAGCCGCGTTAATGCGGTTGGACGTGTGCCCGACAATCCCGACACAGCCCAGAAATGTCAGGATCGAGGTGGTCGTCAGCACGTCATTGGGTACCGCAATCGCCGGCATGCCGAACGTAGTCGCAAGCGCGGCGAGCCCGATAATGGCCGCCAGCAGCCACCAGGCCTGGCGCCGCAGCGGGCGGCGGGCGATCAGGGAGGCGAGAATCGGTCCCATCGAGGCGACAGCCATGCCGACATCGGCAAAACGCGCATCGGCAAGCGTCAGCAGCAGCCCCATAGCCATGATGGCGATCACCTGCCCGGCGGCCGCTTCGTCGAACAATTGGCGCTGGTGCAACGCCAGCGTCGCCATGCCGCCGGCAAGGCCCATGGCTGCCAGCATGAAGGGCAGCAGCGTGCCGGTCACCAGGCAGTAGATTGCGAAGGGCATCAACAGCGCGGAAGCGAAAATCGCCAAGCGTGCATTATTGGCCAGCGTCTTGCGGCGCAGCACTTCGGGCCGATGCCCGGAGCCGGCAACGGCCAGTCTCATCTCTTTGCTTTCGCCGAAAGAGAACAGGCTACGCATACAGTTTTTACTCACACTCTGACGCCGCCGGGGCATACGGGGACAAGACAGGAAACGCGTCTTATCTGCCTGAATGGGTTCAGGTCTTGTTGTGCTCAACCTGCGCGCTCAAGAGCTAAGACAGCCTTAAGCGCGCCGCCTCGAGCGAGGCGCCGGAGCCAATGGAAGGCGGGTTTTGAGGATTAGCGTAAACAAGGTGTTGCCCGGTTTTACCGGCAGAGCGCGATTTGATTCAAATTTTATCGAAATGTCCCAGCACAGTTTAAATAATGCCGCCTAGATTTGCCGCTGAGGGCTGCGATTGCCCCGGCAAATATGGACTTTGGCAATGTTACTGGTGCGATCCATCTTCTGGCTGACCCTGGCCTATATCGTGATCAAGCCCGGCGTCGATCTGGCCGACACTGCCACTGCGCTTTCCAATCAGGCTGTCGCCACCGGCACGCGCGTCGTCGCCGAGCAGGTGCAGAATATCGAGTGCGACACTCTCCAATGCCTTGGCGGCAAGGCCGTGCTCTCTGCCGCCATGCAATCTGGTTCCGCGATCGGCACCCCCATGCATGAGACGCCGATCGCCAGCCCGGTCCCCTTTCCAAGGCCAAGGCCGGACCGGGCAGGTTAAGAGCCGTCCAGAAGGGCGCTCTTACCCTCTTCCAAGGCCGCCTCGCATCTCCTGGGACCAAATCGCAGGCGCGTTGCCCGTGCTTGCGGCTTTTTCTTGCGTCTGCAGGTGTGGAAATGCGGGCAGGCATGAACTAGATACAGGCCATGACCGAGCCCCAAGCCTTCCAGGACATTGCCGAAAACCTGTCGTTCCTCGACGATTGGGAAGATCGCTACCGCTATATCATCGAGCTGGGTCAAGCCCTGCCCAAGCTCACCGAGGCGGAACGGTCGCCCGAGAACAAGGTGCATGGCTGCGTCTCGCAGGTATGGCTGGCGGCGCAGACCGCGGAACGCGATGGCCAGACCATCCTCTCCTATCGCGGCGAAAGCGATGCGATGATCGTGCAGGGTCTGGTCGCGGTACTCCTGGCGCTCTATTCGGGCCGCCCCGCCGGAGAAATCGCCGAAACCGACGCCATTGCGCTGTTCGACAAGCTGGGCCTGCGCGAGCACCTCACCACCCAGCGTTCCAATGGCCTGGTCGCCATGGTCAATCGCATCCGCGGCGAGGCCAAGGCGCTGCGCTGAGCCTCCTTCTTCCCCTCGCCCCTCGAGGGAGAGGGGCAGAACATTCTGCGTTCAGCAGAATGTTCAGGGTGAGGGGTTCTACGATCGCCCATTCTTCGATGCCCGCTCCCCCAGCGGGGCCTTCGTTGTTCGATTAGTGTTCTTGCTCCGCAATCAACGGCAACCGCTCCTCCAGCCACCCCGTCTGCCGCACCACCTCCGGCCCTTCAGCACCGGCCGACAGCCCCAAAACCCCCGCCAATTGCTCCAGCCCAATCCGTAGCACCAGCTTGGCGCTACGACGGGGCCAACGCCGTTCCGTCTCGATCAATTGCAATCCCTTGCCCAACCCACACACGTCGAACACCACACCCCAACAATCGGCCGGCAATGCCGCTGCGATCCGGTTGAGCCGCTGGCGGGCATCGGCTGCCGAATCGGAGGTCTCGCCCACCCCATTGCCGCCATTGCGGCCGATGCGAGTGGCATCGTAGCTCATGGTGATGCGCGGGCCGAGGCGCGAGCGCTCGACCAGTTTTGCCAGCCGGTTTGCTGCGGCGACATGGTGCGGCGCGAGAAATGCAGGGCCGTCGGCCTCGCGGCTGGCCGCCAGTCGGGACAATACCGCATCGTCCAGCTGTTCAATGGCCGGCATGGCGCGGCTCCCAATGGGGCAGAGCATGCTGATCGTCGATCTTTTGCTCAAGCCGGGTAACGAAGGCGTCGAATTCAGGGTCTTCGCGGAGATCCTCGATCAAGGCGCAGGCATATGAGACTGTTGTCCTATCCCGCCCGAAGGCCTGGCCCACCTCGCTCAGGCTGCGCCCCAGCATGACATGGGCAAGATACATGGCCAATTGCCGGGCTCGAGCGGCAGCGGCCCGGCAGCGGGAACTATGCATAAGCAGCCGTATCGGCACATTCTTTTCGCGCGCCACCAGCGCCGCAACATCATCGCAAGCCCAGGGCCGCGCTGCGGCCGGTGCGCCTTGCACTGCCTGCGCGATTGGGTAATAACTGGATTGCACTTTTGGCCTCCGTCGCAATCAAGGAATTTATTCCTACACATTGCGACGAAGAAATCCAGCCGGGGATAAGT
Protein-coding regions in this window:
- a CDS encoding PAS domain-containing sensor histidine kinase, whose translation is MRLAVAGSGHRPEVLRRKTLANNARLAIFASALLMPFAIYCLVTGTLLPFMLAAMGLAGGMATLALHQRQLFDEAAAGQVIAIMAMGLLLTLADARFADVGMAVASMGPILASLIARRPLRRQAWWLLAAIIGLAALATTFGMPAIAVPNDVLTTTSILTFLGCVGIVGHTSNRINAAYEVYDKAQVTAYRHLIEHVQDAVIRFSSTGEVLLASRSSEHLFGCRRYELTGSGLGERVHVLDRPAYLSAFADANLAGRTRTIEVRMRQEDPAGATRVPRFIWVEISFSPVLESRGDGARFEVVALYRDVTGRKDDETAMAEARRAAEESSDAKSRFLATIGHELRTPLNAVVGFSEMMTSGIGGELSPTHREYAGLIHQSGKHLLEVVRMLLDMSKIEAGKFELQAEPFQVEGLIEPCFSMVEQLAKERGVTLIAEVGKGLPMLVADERACRQIVLNLLSNAIKFSNRGGTVTVTLKRQGQSLNLSVSDKGIGMAPESLQRIGEPFFQAQDGLSRQYEGTGLGLSIVKGLVDLHDGTLRAMSEIGAGTTVTVLLPINGPAIKTEETAIVTPLHKEPAAAPINSWPDEKRKAQ
- a CDS encoding DUF6456 domain-containing protein, which codes for MPAIEQLDDAVLSRLAASREADGPAFLAPHHVAAANRLAKLVERSRLGPRITMSYDATRIGRNGGNGVGETSDSAADARQRLNRIAAALPADCWGVVFDVCGLGKGLQLIETERRWPRRSAKLVLRIGLEQLAGVLGLSAGAEGPEVVRQTGWLEERLPLIAEQEH
- a CDS encoding helix-turn-helix domain-containing protein → MQSSYYPIAQAVQGAPAAARPWACDDVAALVAREKNVPIRLLMHSSRCRAAAARARQLAMYLAHVMLGRSLSEVGQAFGRDRTTVSYACALIEDLREDPEFDAFVTRLEQKIDDQHALPHWEPRHAGH
- a CDS encoding SufE family protein, with translation MTEPQAFQDIAENLSFLDDWEDRYRYIIELGQALPKLTEAERSPENKVHGCVSQVWLAAQTAERDGQTILSYRGESDAMIVQGLVAVLLALYSGRPAGEIAETDAIALFDKLGLREHLTTQRSNGLVAMVNRIRGEAKALR